A single region of the Vicia villosa cultivar HV-30 ecotype Madison, WI linkage group LG4, Vvil1.0, whole genome shotgun sequence genome encodes:
- the LOC131599652 gene encoding flowering-promoting factor 1-like protein 1, with protein MSGVWVFKNGVVRLVDGAEAMEGGRQGSGGRRKVLVHIASNEIITSYAVLERKLSSLGWERYYDDPDLLQFHKRSTVHLISLPLDFNRFKSMHMYDIVVKNKNSFEVRDMMM; from the coding sequence ATGTCAGGGGTTTGGGTGTTCAAGAACGGCGTGGTGCGTCTAGTGGATGGCGCGGAGGCGATGGAGGGTGGACGTCAAGGGTCAGGCGGACGGCGTAAGGTGTTGGTTCACATTGCGAGCAATGAGATTATCACCTCATACGCCGTCCTAGAGCGAAAGCTTAGCTCTTTGGGATGGGAGCGTTACTATGATGACCCTGACTTGCTTCAGTTCCACAAACGCTCCACAGTTCATCTTATCTCTCTCCCTTTGGATTTCAATAGGTTCAAGTCCATGCACATGTATGACATCGTTGTCAAGAACAAGAACTCCTTTGAAGTTAGGGACATGATGATGTAG
- the LOC131597852 gene encoding uncharacterized protein LOC131597852, with product MVHPDMFSKAAVSNDTKPDKAKDGVKPNEVKEDVKSDAVKEDVSLVDVEIYVCQQFTNEKLFIAREHMLKWVHMVDGKLECDIVIGRSDSSRRKAFVTMRCERSDTYVPLIRKLKCDDTRLRKSGHSIACRLKPKENEIVSDVPLISVAPKDILVDLKRKKLEMFQISSWYRVCEDKFIVRDIFWTHPKSIKLFNIFSTVLMIDSTYKTNKYRVPLLEIVGVTSTEKTFSVGFAFLESEKEDNVTWALEMSNTLLKDQENTLKAIVTD from the exons ATGGTGCATCCGGATATGTTTTCCAAAGCTGCTGTAAGTAATGATACAAAACCTGATAAAGCGAAGGATGGAGTTAAACCGAATGAGGTGAAGGAAGATGTTAAATCGGATGCGGTGAAGGAAGATGTTAGTCTGGTTGATGTCGAGATATATGTATGTCAACAGTTTACAAATGAAAAATTGTTTATTGCTCGTGAACATATGCTTAAATGGGTACACATGGTGGATGGGAAATTGGAGTGTGACATTGTAATCGGAAGGTCCGACTCTAGTAGAAGGAAAGCATTTGTAACCATGAGATGCGAGAGAAGTGACACGTATGTTCCACTGATTCGAAAGTTGAAATGTGATGATACCAGATTAAGAAAAT CCGGTCATTCCATCGCATGTCGCCTTAAACCGAAGGAGAATGAAATTGTTTCAGACGTGCCTTTAATTAGCGTGGCGCCTAAAGACATACTCGTAGATTTGAAACGGAAAAAACTGGaaatgtttcaaatatcaagctg GTACAGAGTTTGTGAGGATAAATTCATTGTTCGtgacatattttggactcatcccaaAAGTATAAAGTTGTTCAACATATTTTCCACCGTCCTTATGATTGATTCAACgtataagaccaacaagtatagggtTCCGCTTCTAGAAATTGTTGGTGTTACATCTACAGAGAAGACTTTTTCAGTGGGGTTTGCATTTTTGGAATCCGAAAAAGAAGACAACGTTACATGGGCATTGGAAATGTCCAACACCTTATTGAAGGACCAAGAAAACACGTTGAAGGCAATTGTCACAGATTAA